A window of Candidatus Nitrospira allomarina genomic DNA:
AGATTCTTGTAACTCATGTTCAAACTGACACTGGTCTTGAAAAAACCGGCGAAAGTCATGAGTCAATAACTGCACCTCAAGCTCGCGAGCCTCACGGAGAAAGGCCTGATACTCCTCTGCTTGTTTCGCCTGACGATTGAGCGTCCGAAGCTGACCCCGGACTTCTCCAAGAATATCCCGAACCCGCAAAAGATTATTTTCCGTACTTTGTAATTTTCGTAACGCCTCCGCCTTTTGTTTTTTATATCGAATAATACCTGCCGTGCCTTCGATAAATTCACGCCGTTCCTGTGGGGAGGCATTAAGTAACTGTTCAATATTGCCCTGTTCAATAACAGACTGTCCTCTGGCTCCCGCTCGGGCATTCCAGAGAAATCCTCGAATATCCTTGAGCCGGCAAGGAATCTTATTAAAATAATATTCACTGTCTCCCTCGCGGTAGAGCCGACGGGTGATCATCACATCCGTTGGCTGATCAAGCCCTTCCAGAATGGCAGAGACAGGCTCCAACTCACGGGGCGTCACCTCGGAAAAAATGAGCGAAGCCTCGACCATTCCCATGGGTTTGCGTTGCTCAGTCCCATTAAAAATAACGTCTTCCATGCGCTCGCTTCGCAAACTCTTCACGCTTTGCTCACCCATTGCCCACAAAATGGCATCCACGATATTACTTTTCCCTGTCCCGTTGGGACCGACGACAGCAGTTATCCCGTTCGGGAAATCTATTTTTGCCTCAGCAAAAGATTTAAACCCACTGACGACCAGAGTACGAAGAAACATATTCCCTCTCAGAATGGAGTGGATGACAGAGCAGTAATTTGGCTCAAATCAGTACCATAAGAAGAAAAAAAAATCAAAGTTTTCCACAAAATGCTGTGGGTCTGACTACCGGCCTATTCAATATCTTGACATATTGCCAAAACCACGGCTCCTGTCAACAGGACAAAATCCAGGAGCCCTTTTACGGGACATCCTCCATAAAGAAGGATTCCCGAACAAACAGGTCTGACGGCTTCAAAATACTGGGAAAGATAATGAGGAAGGATATATTCGGAAAAGATACGCTTGCGCTCCTCCAGGAAAGCGGAAATCCATGGGAATTTATCGCGGAACTTTGGCCATCAGTAATTCTTTTGGAAGAAGAAATTCAACATTCTCTTCCACCACGGTCAACTCCTCTACCGATGTTGCTCCATGTTCTTTCAAAAACTTAATGACCTGAGCCACCAATACTTCCGGAGCCGAGGCCCCTGCCGCAATGCCGATCGCGTTCACACCTTCCAGCCATTGAGTCTGAATATCCTGATAAGAATCAATGAGATATGACGGGATTCCACAACGCTCGCCCAATTCTCTCAAGCGGTTGGAATTGGAGCTGTTGGGAGACCCGATGACCAGAATGACATCAACAAAACGGGACAGCTCTTTGACAGCATTTTGCCGATTTTGTGTGGCATAACAAATATCTTCCTGATGTGGCCCTTTAATACCCGGGAACCGACGATGCAAGGCAGCAACAATATCCCGACATTCATCCACGCTCAACGTGGTTTGTGTGACATACGACAGGTGAAGAGGATTCTCAACTTCTAACGAGTCCACGTCCTCTACAGAGGAAACTAAATGGAATTTATCAGGCACCTGTCCAAGAGTTCCGACAACCTCAGGGTGCCCCGCGTGACCAATCAGAATCAGCTCATATTCGTTGGAATAATCCCTGTTCACTTCGTTATGAACCTTGATGACCAGGGGACATGTGGCATCAATCACTTTCAAATTTCGTCGTCTGGATTCTTCCCACACCTCTTTTGCCACACCATGTGCACTGAAAATGACAATGGCGCCATCAGGAACCTCATTCAGTTCTTCCACAAAAATAGCGCCCTTTCCACGAAGGGACTCGACCACATGACGACTATGGACAATTTCATGCCGAACATAAATTGGTGCCCCGTAAGTCTTTAAGGACAAATCGACGATTTCAATCGCTCGATCCACTCCCGCACAGAACCCTCTTGGATTGGCCAGGAAGATTTTCAACGCACCCTCCTTACAAAATATTTATTTCGCTAAATTATCTATTCCACGCATGTCTTTTGCGCACGATAGGCTAAATTGCCAGAGATCGTCAACACAATGCCCAACCCGATTTCTCCGATAACACGGCGACAACGCGAAGAGGGCGATGTTACCCCCACCGAACCAAAGCCGTGCCCCAGGTAAGCCCGCCCCCAAAGGCTCCCAACATGACCCGATCGCCCCTTTTCAGTCTCTGATTTCGGTTCGCATGATCTAACGCCATCGGCAATGAAGCCGAAGAGGTATTTCCGACTTGCTCGATCATCGAGAGGCATCTGTCAGGAGGGACTCCGATATTTTCACAAAACTGGGTCAGCATGCGCCCATTCGCTTGATGGAAAATGACCTGGTCGAGCTGCGACACATCCCATTTCTCCTGTGCCAAATGGTCGCTGACCGCCTGGCCTAAGCGCCTGATTGCGATGCGAAACACCCGAGAACCCCGTATTCGCAAGGTATGCGCACTGGCATCAAGGACATCTTGAGACAAAGGCTGACGGGAACCACCTCCGGCAATTTTGACCAGATCATGATACGCCCCGTCGGCATGAAGTCGAATGCTGACAACGCCCATGTCGGAATTTGACGATCTCTCGACAATAGCCGCACCGGCCCCATCACCAAATAAAATAGTTGTACTCAGATCTTTGACATCCAAGGACCGAGATTTGATTTCCGAAGCCACAACGAGACATCTTCGAAACTGCCCGGCCCGAATGAAACAATCCGCCATGGAAAGGCCATAAAGAAACCCTGAGCAAGAGGCTGAAAGATCAAATGCCGGGATGCCCCTGATGCCCAGCCGAGCTTGAAGCAAACAGGCCGTGGAGGGAAAGATCATCTCCGGAGAGGTGGAAGAAACCAGAATAGCGTCAAGATCTTCCGGGACCAAACCAGCCTGATCCAATGCCCTTCGCGTCGCCTGTTCCGCCAAAAATGAGCATTCCTCCTGCGAATCCGCCCAGAACCTGGTCCGGATACCGGAAACTCGAAAAATATACGACGGCTCAATTCCCAAAAGATCGGCCACCTCCTGATTATCCACCTGACGACCAGGAAGAAAAGAGCCGGTTCCGACGATTCGAGAAAGGTTGGCATTCATATAATTCTCATAGCCTATCCCTTGAATTAGCAGCACATTGACTGTGGCAAATTTTTCATATCTACCAAATATTGTGGTAAAAGAGAGACAATTTGTAATAAAAAAATTAACACAGTCGCAACATTAAAGACTTTCTTTCATTGGTCCGAATCTTGTATAGATATGGACTGTTTCACACCTCTATACCGACTTTCACCGAACTTATATGATCACAAGACTGCCTGGAGTGACTTACCTGTGAAATTTCCGGTCAATTTTCGATCTCTTTTTCTTACCTTCCTCACTTCTCTGATCATAATCACCGGATGCTCCTCAACTCCCAAACCTACGGAGCACACCGACACCACATCGAAAAAAGAAATGTCTTCAACGGACGAACAAATCTTCGTCGGCGATTCGGTAGAAA
This region includes:
- a CDS encoding 3-oxoacyl-ACP synthase III family protein, which produces MNANLSRIVGTGSFLPGRQVDNQEVADLLGIEPSYIFRVSGIRTRFWADSQEECSFLAEQATRRALDQAGLVPEDLDAILVSSTSPEMIFPSTACLLQARLGIRGIPAFDLSASCSGFLYGLSMADCFIRAGQFRRCLVVASEIKSRSLDVKDLSTTILFGDGAGAAIVERSSNSDMGVVSIRLHADGAYHDLVKIAGGGSRQPLSQDVLDASAHTLRIRGSRVFRIAIRRLGQAVSDHLAQEKWDVSQLDQVIFHQANGRMLTQFCENIGVPPDRCLSMIEQVGNTSSASLPMALDHANRNQRLKRGDRVMLGAFGGGLTWGTALVRWG
- the ispH gene encoding 4-hydroxy-3-methylbut-2-enyl diphosphate reductase; translated protein: MKIFLANPRGFCAGVDRAIEIVDLSLKTYGAPIYVRHEIVHSRHVVESLRGKGAIFVEELNEVPDGAIVIFSAHGVAKEVWEESRRRNLKVIDATCPLVIKVHNEVNRDYSNEYELILIGHAGHPEVVGTLGQVPDKFHLVSSVEDVDSLEVENPLHLSYVTQTTLSVDECRDIVAALHRRFPGIKGPHQEDICYATQNRQNAVKELSRFVDVILVIGSPNSSNSNRLRELGERCGIPSYLIDSYQDIQTQWLEGVNAIGIAAGASAPEVLVAQVIKFLKEHGATSVEELTVVEENVEFLLPKELLMAKVPR